The Toxorhynchites rutilus septentrionalis strain SRP chromosome 3, ASM2978413v1, whole genome shotgun sequence genome includes a region encoding these proteins:
- the LOC129776851 gene encoding U3 small nucleolar RNA-associated protein 15 homolog translates to MAEFKRTNAQIYAKTANILSPDTIYWKKLGVPTLVKEFGAIDFIDFSPVEPFLFAVTASVRVQIYNPVTKLVVKNITKFQEGAHGGSFRNDGNLLVAGDDLGKVRLFDVSTKSILRFFEGHKAPVYRTSFNADGHHVSSFSDDKTVRYWDIATENHIMTFSEHTDYIRAGCTSPISPDIIISGGYDKKINMYDTRMKQKVLTLDHGSPVESLIFLPSGGIFISAGGTSVNVYDALAGGRKIAQLSQHHKAVTCLQLASDGKRLLSGSLDRHVKIYDVATYQVVHTIDNPNAVLSLGVSKNDDTLVTGMVDGLIAIHRRDSNKDKEDPQTDRVKGRSRYDNIFENADDTIAEFRYAKIAQFDRMLKKYEYSKALDSVMIPIIANKTPEKTVALIKDLIRRKGLQRALQNRPHFFLAKFITFLTRNIGDYRFTPALVDAANILLDVYEDDFEQFIGTDVGKMFILLSRRLKKEEQIIDDFQQLHGLIEMISSAADISVGSHDSDDQEGVVNEELHASLKAQKQAIINID, encoded by the exons ATGGCTGAATTTAAAAGAACAAACGCCCAAATTTACGCGAAAACAGCTAACATACTCTCACCGGATACTATATACTGGAAGAAACTTGGT GTACCCACGTTAGTAAAAGAATTTGGAGCGATAGACTTCATTGACTTTAGCCCAGTGGAGCCGTTTTTGTTCGCAGTGACGGCATCAGTTCGCGTACAAATCTACAATCCTGTTACGAAATTAGTCGTGAAAAATATTACCAAGTTCCAAGAGGGTGCACATGGAGGCTCGTTCCGAAACGATGGCAATTTGCTGGTAGCTGGCGATGATCTTGGAAAAGTGCGATTGTTTGACGTTTCAACTAAATCTATTCTGCGTTTCTTCGAAGGCCACAAGGCTCCAGTGTATCGGACTTCCTTCAACGCAGATGGACATCATGTCAGTAGTTTTTCCGACGACAAAACTGTTCGGTATTGGGATATCGCAACAGAAAACCATATAATGACATTTTCCGAACATACGGACTATATTCGAGCAGGATGCACTAGTCCCATCAGCCCAGATATTATTATTTCTGGAGGATAtgataagaaaatcaacatgtatGATACAAGGATGAAGCAAAAAGTTTTGACTTTAGATCACGGAAGCCCGGTTGAGTCTTTGATTTTCCTGCCCAGCGGCGGAATATTCATTAGCGCTGGAGGAACTTCTGTTAATGTGTATGACGCGTTGGCGGGAGGAAGGAAAATTGCGCAATTATCACAGCACCACAAAGCCGTTACCTGTTTACAACTAGCTAGTGATGGTAAACGGTTACTTTCCGGAAGTTTAGATAGACATGTCAAAATATATGATGTGGCTACCTATCAAGTAGTTCACACTATAGATAACCCTAATGCTGTATTGAGTTTGGGAGTGTCCAAAAATGACGATACACTTGTGACGGGAATGGTTGATGGTTTAATAGCAATTCATCGGAGAGACAGCAATAAGGATAAAGAGGATCCACAAACCGATAGAGTAAAAGGACGTTCAAGATACGATAATATTTTTGAGAATGCAGACGATACTATTGCTGAATTCCGGTATGCCAAAATAGCACAGTTTGATCGTATGCTCAAAAAGTACGAATATTCGAAAGCTTTAGATAGTGTAATGATTCCAATCATTGCCAATAAGACCCCTGAAAAAACTGTTGCACTAATCAAAGATCTTATTCGGCGCAAGGGCTTACAGCGAGCGTTACAGAACCGACCGCATTTTTTCTTGGCAAAATTCATCACCTTTCTAACGCGTAACATCGGAGACTATAGATTCACGCCAGCTCTGGTGGACGCTGCCAATATATTGTTGGATGTTTATGAAGATGATTTTGAACAGTTCATAGGCACCGATGTAGGCAAGATGTTCATTTTGCTTTCTAGGAGATTGAAAAAAGAAGAACAAATAATCGATGACTTCCAGCAGTTACATGGTTTAATAGAGATGATATCTTCGGCGGCAGACATAAGTGTTGGATCCCATGATTCGGATGACCAAGAAGGTGTTGTGAATGAGGAATTACATGCGTCTTTGAAAGCACAGAAGCAAGCCATTATTAATATTGATTAA
- the LOC129777052 gene encoding protein kish, with protein sequence MSAIFNFQSLLSVILLMICTCTYLRSLFPSLVDRNKTGMLGIFWKLARIGERKSPWVGLACILMAASILFYT encoded by the exons ATG AGCGCTATATTCAATTTCCAAAGCTTGCTCTCCGTGATTCTGCTGATGATATGCACATGTACATATTTGCGTTCGCTGTTTCCTAGTTTAGTAGATAGAAATAAGACTGG TATGTTGGGCATATTCTGGAAGTTGGCAAGGATAGGTGAAAGGAAATCTCCATGGGTTGGACTGGCCTGTATTCTGATGGCGGCGTCAATATTGTTTTACACGTAG